A segment of the Candidatus Synechococcus calcipolaris G9 genome:
CCAGATGCTATGGCGGGAAAAACCCAGCAATCAAGAAACCTATCTGCAACTGATTGAGCAGAGTAGTTGGCAGTTGAATCGCCTCATCCATGACTGGCTAGATCTAACTCGGGCCGAAGCGGGGGAATTGGAGTTAGTGTGGGAGTCCATTGCCGTGGGGGAACTGTGGCATCGGGCCTTTGACTTGGCGGAGCAACTGTACCAGCGGGAATCCTCTGCCCAATCTTGGTTCCATCGCTGGCAAATCGAACCCCATCCCTCCATTACGGACGTATTTGCGGATAGCCTCCGCCTCCGGCAAGTCCTGGCCCATGTGATTGGTTGGATGTTTCGCTCTGGGGCCTCTCTACAAGCTGCTGGGGGCCGGATTGAATCGTGGCAGGACTGGATTGCCATTCATCTTTGGGAACAGGGCCAGGGCATCCCCCATCAACAGCAACCCTTTTTGTTTCAACAATGTCAACTTGATCGTTCAGAGGTGAGTGTGGGCCTGGTCTTAGCTCGACAATTAGCCCGACTCCATGGGGGCGAACTCTCCTTTATCTCCCGCCCAGGCCAGGGGAGTGAATGGACGGTGTTATTGCCCGCAGTGAGTGACTTAAGCGGTCTGGGTACCTGTTCCTTAGTCCTAATTCTGGGAACCCAGGCGGATTGGCTCTCGTCCATGAGTCATCAACTGAAGGATCAGGGCTACGGCAGCCTGATTGCCCGGCATCCCCTAGAAGCCCTAGAAAAGCTGCGGCAGATGAATCCCCTAGCAATTTTGGTACAGCCATCGGTATTTTTACCCTTGTCCGAGTTGGCGGATCTACTGAGCCATGACCTAACCACCCATCCCAAACCTTTCTTAATCTTTTCGCCGGAACCCCTCTCTTTGCCACTGCCCGGGCTAAGTCGTTGGTTTGAACCGGAGACCTCGGCGGCGGAGATCGCCCAATATCTAAGGCAATTGCAACCGGATGGGAATATTGGCACCCCTGCTAAAGCGATTCCTAGGGATGAGAGCGACAATAACCCGATTCCGCGTACCCTAACCGTACTGCGCCTAGGTTTGATGCAGGATTTACCCTTACAGTTTTGTCGGGTTCTTGAGGCAGAAGACATTGAGCAGGCCCAACTCCTGGCCCAAATTTGGCGGCCGGACGTCATTCTTTGGGATATGCCGACGGCGATCGCCGAAGTGGAACGATTAGCCCAATATGAAAGCTTACTGGCCTTACCCCTAGTGACCTTGGATACGTCCGTGAGTCGGGCCGCCTCCCATGTTTCTGGACTTAAGGTATTTCCCTGTTTAGAACTGTCCCTCTTGCCCCAAGTGTTAACCCTAGCGGGACGATTGACTTAAATATCTAATACCCGAATATCTAATACCTGCACCTCCCTATTGCTGACACTGGGCACAGATTTGCTCAAAGACGTGGGCCGGATCAGGGGCTTGGGTAATGGGGCGGCCAATGACTAAGAAATTAGCTCCCGCGTCTAGGGCGGCCTTAGGGGTCAGCGATCGCCGTTGATCCCCTTGTTCACTGCCAAGGGGCCGGATTCCGGGGCAAATTCTGACAAAATCATCGCCACAGACCTGCTGAATTTGGGCCGCTTCCTGGGGAGAACAGACGACCCCCGCCAAACCACACCCTTGGGCTAACAGAGCCAAATGTAAAATATACTCCGGTAACTCTAGGGGAACTTTCAGATCAAAGGCTAAGTCCCGGGCTGAAAAACTGGTGAGGAGGGTGACACCAATGAGTTGGGGAATGGGTTTCACTCTAGGGGTAGACAGGCTATTTAAGGCGTCCTGGGCCGCCAGTAATCCGGCCCGACCCACACTGGTATGAATGGTGATCATCTCCACGCCATAGGTGGCAATGACCCGACAGGCGGCGGCAACGGTATTGGGAATATCATTGAGTTTTAGATCTAAGAAAATGCGTTTATTCTGGTGATTTAGATATTCTAATATCTCCGTTCCGGCTCCATAAAATAACTCCAGACCAACTTTCCAAAAGGTGACTTGGGGGAGACGCTCCACTAGGGCGATCGCCTCGGCAAGTTGGGGAACGTCTAGGGCAACAATAATCTGGTTAGCAGGATTGATGGAAACCATTAAATTAATTAAATTAACGTGATCAAGGGAAACCTTAGCGATTAATGGGGCGGCTAACTCGATGGAGAAGCCACAGGGCGACAATAATGCCCGTGAGTTGGGCGGCGATCGTATTCACCTTGGACTGCACCACAAAAATTTCCAGCGGTTCAATCAACACATTCGTGGCATACACCGCTGCCCCCTGGGGAATCGACAGCACTTTTAGCAAGAGCATACCCACATTCCACTCCGCCGCCGTTACCGTGAAAATCATCCCGGCCACATTTACAATTAATCCAGCCTTGAGGCTTTTAATCACCTCTTCTTTGCTGGGGCGTTTTTTACTATCCTGGGCAATGCGTCGCCCCAATTGGGGATAGCGATAGCAACAATAGATACTTACGGCGAGAAAGATTAAACCGATACAGGCTAATACCAAACCAAAGCTGGAGCGATTTTCTGTTTGATTTAGATTAAAGCTGCGACTAAAAATAACAATAATAATAATTAGAAGTGAGACAAAACCCAAAACAACTTGCGTCCAGAAACCAATCCAACCAAAGCGACGCAAATCTTGACCCAACCGCTGAAGCTGGGGGGGCGGGGTTGTTTTAGCGGGTAAATTCTCCATAGAATCCTATAATCCCATAACTCCTAATCTCATCTTCCTGCCTAATCTCATCCTTCTGAAAGTACAGTCAGCTTTACTGGTGTCCCGATCTGCCCCGGTATTCATTCTAATATTTTTCCATTTTTTAAGGGGAATCTGGCATACCTGCTCGGGGGCGATCGCAACAGGCCGGAGTCCTTGAGTACAATGGTAGGGTTAAACCAGCGATGGGGCTGTGGGAACGTGAACTATGCTGAATCCCAACCTAGATGACATTCAACTGACAAAAGACGATTATGAGCGTTATTCGCGACACTTGATTTTACCGGAGGTCGGTGTTGAGGGGCAAAAACGACTCAAGGCTGCAAGTGTTCTCTGTATTGGCACGGGCGGTTTAGGATCTCCCCTCTTGCTGTACTTGGCGGCGGCAGGGATTGGCCGTTTGGGCATTGTAGACTTCGATGTAGTGGACAGCTCTAACCTACAACGCCAAGTCATTCACAGTAGCTCTTGGGTCAACAAGCCTAAAATTGAATCCGCCAAGACCCGGATTTTAGAGCTTAACCCCTACTGTCAGGTGGATCTCTACGAAACCCGCTTGAGTTCCGCCAATGCCCTAGACATTATGGAAAGCTACGACATTGTGGTGGATGGCACCGATAACTTTCCCACCCGTTACCTCGTCAACGATGCCTGTGTTTTGCTAAATAAACCCAACGTCTATGGCTCTATTTTCCGGTTTGAGGGGCAGGCCACAGTCTTTAACTACCAGGACGGCCCAAACTACCGCGATCTCTATCCAGAGCCGCCGCCCCCCGGCCTCGTTCCCTCCTGTGCCGAAGGGGGAGTGCTGGGTATCCTGCCAGGGATTATCGGCGTGATTCAAGCCACAGAAACCCTGAAAATTATCCTCGGCCAGGGAACAACCCTGAGTGGCCGTTTGTTGCTCTTTAATGCCCTGGATATGAGTTTCCGGGAACTCAAGCTGCGCCCCAATCCTGAGCGACCCATTATCGAGA
Coding sequences within it:
- a CDS encoding sensor histidine kinase, producing MDGIRLGAFLRVAPTCTGSTSLQSLLSAWQLTAATDVVVVIVNGDRHPVGVVQGWHLAVSLSTEPALGDMGVEDMMGPWRSPLICLSMDCTIDQFQEWLLRLGQPMPPHIALVNPQQEYVGLLDYGAVIHHLMTAAPMKTPTLELSLSELLEHLPLPLCLQNQRGDILWQNSVWQDNLGDVAWLDRSTQPGELYYSCQDIFGHFHTRADTRETSRQTSVWRVCGLPVSAMILDPLAPLLDSLELETTASELSELTHLGRSPISTRTDTPIYWFLYGQAVPWGEKDIDEPCPEEGLPSQIKELQQRRLQQKNFLLGLGHELKNPLTSLLGLTQMLWREKPSNQETYLQLIEQSSWQLNRLIHDWLDLTRAEAGELELVWESIAVGELWHRAFDLAEQLYQRESSAQSWFHRWQIEPHPSITDVFADSLRLRQVLAHVIGWMFRSGASLQAAGGRIESWQDWIAIHLWEQGQGIPHQQQPFLFQQCQLDRSEVSVGLVLARQLARLHGGELSFISRPGQGSEWTVLLPAVSDLSGLGTCSLVLILGTQADWLSSMSHQLKDQGYGSLIARHPLEALEKLRQMNPLAILVQPSVFLPLSELADLLSHDLTTHPKPFLIFSPEPLSLPLPGLSRWFEPETSAAEIAQYLRQLQPDGNIGTPAKAIPRDESDNNPIPRTLTVLRLGLMQDLPLQFCRVLEAEDIEQAQLLAQIWRPDVILWDMPTAIAEVERLAQYESLLALPLVTLDTSVSRAASHVSGLKVFPCLELSLLPQVLTLAGRLT
- a CDS encoding DUF3611 family protein, which produces MENLPAKTTPPPQLQRLGQDLRRFGWIGFWTQVVLGFVSLLIIIIVIFSRSFNLNQTENRSSFGLVLACIGLIFLAVSIYCCYRYPQLGRRIAQDSKKRPSKEEVIKSLKAGLIVNVAGMIFTVTAAEWNVGMLLLKVLSIPQGAAVYATNVLIEPLEIFVVQSKVNTIAAQLTGIIVALWLLHRVSRPINR
- the moeB gene encoding molybdopterin-synthase adenylyltransferase MoeB → MLNPNLDDIQLTKDDYERYSRHLILPEVGVEGQKRLKAASVLCIGTGGLGSPLLLYLAAAGIGRLGIVDFDVVDSSNLQRQVIHSSSWVNKPKIESAKTRILELNPYCQVDLYETRLSSANALDIMESYDIVVDGTDNFPTRYLVNDACVLLNKPNVYGSIFRFEGQATVFNYQDGPNYRDLYPEPPPPGLVPSCAEGGVLGILPGIIGVIQATETLKIILGQGTTLSGRLLLFNALDMSFRELKLRPNPERPIIEKLVDYEEFCGIHQAKAEEAKQMAEIPEMTVRELKTLLDSPAKDYVLLDVRNPNEYEIAQIPGSVLVPLPDIENGDGIEKVRSLTNGHRLIVHCKLGGRSAKALGLLKQAGIEGTNVKGGIQAWSQEVDSSVPTY
- the pyrF gene encoding orotidine-5'-phosphate decarboxylase — its product is MVSINPANQIIVALDVPQLAEAIALVERLPQVTFWKVGLELFYGAGTEILEYLNHQNKRIFLDLKLNDIPNTVAAACRVIATYGVEMITIHTSVGRAGLLAAQDALNSLSTPRVKPIPQLIGVTLLTSFSARDLAFDLKVPLELPEYILHLALLAQGCGLAGVVCSPQEAAQIQQVCGDDFVRICPGIRPLGSEQGDQRRSLTPKAALDAGANFLVIGRPITQAPDPAHVFEQICAQCQQ